One segment of Xanthomonas oryzae pv. oryzae DNA contains the following:
- the plsB gene encoding glycerol-3-phosphate 1-O-acyltransferase PlsB, whose translation MTVMPEQNPLPFPDGPPAPPSAAVADTGATTAALPLAEPVPPEVAPSIAPAVAAARSAKRPWWARLLGRLADPWLGLTIEPDQPGRYDDGRPVVYVLEDYGMSNALILDKACREVGLPSPLVPLPGDPLERKRAYLALSRRSSNSLIPEQRGGKTHSDSLAKLLQAHRVRTDLDVHLVPVSIFVGRAPDKQSGWFAVLFSENWALVGRFRRLLSVLLNGRTTIVRFAPPISLRQTMAEGLPPERTLRKLQRVLRTHFRRIREAVIGPDLSTRRLLVDQVLAAESVREAIAVQAKRDNSKPVDAWRKAHAYAWEIAADYSSPVVRSARFLLTHVWNRIYAGVLVHHLDKLKQAAPGHEVVYVPSHRSHMDYLLLSYVLYERGIVPPHIVAGINLNLPVVGTLLRKGGAFFIRRSIKGNALYSAVLSEYVAQLVAGGYSIEYFVEGGRSRTGRLLQPKGGMIAMTLRAYLRQPRKPVLFQPVYIGYEKLMEGNSYLDELTGRPKEKESIWGLLWSIPKVLKQNYGQVVVNFGEPIALNDVLAKHAPDWDGQPLPEDEKPTWLAPAVDTLSTQIQTRINCAADVNPINLLALALLSTPKHAMGEADLIAQIELCKKLLAEMPYSDRVTVTPHTPARIITHAEEINVLTRVSHPLGDVLSVSGDTAVLLSYFRNNVLHLFTASSWVACCFQNNRRMSRAGLLRLGRTVYPFLQAELFLPWSEDRFAERIEQIIDMFVREGLLLNVTDDDGGILARNTGQTDEVFRLRAIGHSLQQAFERYYIAISVLVKNGPGVLGAGELESLCQQAAQRLSLLYAPAAPEFFDKTLFRSFIQKLRELGLVWPDENSKLMFDERLDAWAKDAKFILGRELRHTIERVSPEAAKPDVLPPP comes from the coding sequence ATGACGGTGATGCCAGAACAGAATCCCCTGCCGTTTCCGGACGGCCCGCCCGCCCCGCCCAGCGCTGCCGTCGCCGACACCGGTGCCACGACAGCGGCGTTGCCGCTCGCCGAACCGGTACCGCCTGAGGTTGCGCCCTCGATCGCGCCCGCCGTCGCCGCTGCCCGCAGCGCCAAACGCCCGTGGTGGGCGCGCCTGCTCGGCCGTCTGGCCGACCCGTGGCTGGGCCTGACCATCGAGCCGGACCAACCCGGCCGCTACGATGACGGCCGCCCGGTGGTGTACGTGCTGGAAGACTACGGCATGTCCAATGCGTTGATTCTGGACAAGGCCTGCCGCGAAGTCGGTCTGCCGTCGCCGCTGGTGCCGTTGCCGGGCGACCCGCTGGAGCGCAAGCGCGCCTACCTGGCGCTCTCGAGACGCAGCAGCAATTCGCTGATTCCCGAACAGCGTGGCGGCAAGACCCATTCGGATTCGCTGGCCAAGTTGCTGCAGGCGCATCGCGTGCGCACCGACCTGGACGTACATCTGGTGCCGGTGTCGATCTTCGTCGGCCGCGCGCCGGACAAGCAGAGCGGCTGGTTCGCCGTGCTGTTCTCGGAAAACTGGGCGCTGGTCGGCCGCTTCCGCCGCCTGCTCTCGGTATTGCTCAACGGCCGCACCACCATCGTGCGGTTCGCCCCGCCGATCTCGCTGCGCCAGACCATGGCCGAAGGGCTGCCGCCCGAGCGCACCTTGCGCAAGTTGCAGCGCGTGTTGCGCACGCACTTCCGGCGCATCCGCGAGGCGGTGATCGGCCCGGACCTGTCCACCCGCCGTCTGCTGGTGGACCAGGTGCTGGCCGCCGAGTCGGTGCGCGAGGCCATCGCCGTCCAGGCCAAGCGCGACAACTCCAAGCCGGTCGATGCCTGGCGCAAGGCGCATGCCTATGCGTGGGAAATTGCCGCCGACTATTCCAGCCCGGTGGTGCGCTCGGCCAGGTTCCTGCTCACCCACGTGTGGAACCGCATCTACGCCGGCGTGCTGGTGCATCACCTGGACAAGCTCAAACAGGCCGCGCCCGGGCACGAAGTGGTGTACGTGCCCAGTCACCGCAGCCATATGGATTACCTGCTGCTGAGCTACGTGCTGTACGAGCGCGGCATCGTGCCGCCGCATATCGTTGCCGGCATCAACCTCAATCTGCCGGTGGTCGGCACGCTGCTGCGCAAGGGCGGCGCGTTCTTCATCCGCCGCTCGATCAAGGGCAATGCGCTGTATTCGGCAGTGCTCAGCGAATACGTCGCCCAGCTGGTGGCCGGCGGCTATTCCATCGAATACTTCGTCGAAGGCGGGCGCTCGCGCACCGGGCGTTTGCTGCAGCCCAAGGGCGGCATGATCGCGATGACGCTGCGCGCGTATCTGCGTCAACCGCGCAAGCCGGTGCTGTTCCAGCCGGTGTACATCGGCTACGAGAAGCTGATGGAAGGCAACAGCTACCTCGACGAACTCACCGGGCGGCCGAAGGAAAAGGAATCCATCTGGGGCCTGTTGTGGTCCATCCCCAAGGTGCTCAAGCAGAACTACGGCCAGGTGGTAGTGAACTTCGGTGAGCCGATCGCGCTCAACGACGTGCTGGCCAAGCACGCACCCGACTGGGACGGCCAGCCGCTGCCGGAAGACGAGAAGCCCACCTGGCTGGCGCCGGCAGTGGACACCCTGTCCACGCAGATCCAGACCCGCATCAACTGCGCCGCCGACGTCAATCCGATCAATTTGCTTGCGCTGGCATTGTTGTCCACGCCCAAGCATGCGATGGGCGAAGCCGATCTGATTGCGCAGATCGAGCTGTGCAAGAAGTTGCTGGCGGAAATGCCGTATTCGGACCGCGTCACCGTCACCCCGCATACGCCAGCGCGCATCATCACCCACGCCGAAGAAATCAACGTGCTCACGCGCGTGTCGCATCCGCTGGGCGATGTACTCAGCGTCAGCGGCGACACCGCGGTGCTGCTGAGCTATTTCCGCAACAACGTGCTGCATCTGTTTACGGCATCGTCGTGGGTGGCGTGCTGCTTCCAGAACAACCGCCGCATGAGCCGCGCCGGTCTGTTGCGTCTGGGCCGCACGGTGTACCCGTTCCTGCAGGCCGAATTGTTCCTGCCGTGGAGCGAGGATCGCTTTGCCGAACGCATCGAGCAGATCATCGACATGTTCGTGCGCGAAGGCCTGCTGCTCAACGTCACCGACGACGATGGCGGCATCCTGGCGCGTAATACCGGGCAGACCGATGAAGTGTTTCGTCTGCGTGCGATCGGCCATTCGCTGCAGCAGGCCTTCGAGCGCTATTACATCGCCATTTCGGTGCTGGTGAAGAACGGCCCCGGCGTGCTCGGCGCCGGCGAACTGGAAAGCCTGTGCCAACAGGCCGCGCAACGTCTGAGCCTGTTGTACGCACCGGCCGCGCCGGAGTTCTTCGACAAGACCCTGTTCCGCAGCTTCATCCAGAAACTGCGCGAGCTGGGCCTGGTATGGCCGGACGAGAACAGCAAGCTGATGTTCGACGAGCGCCTGGATGCCTGGGCCAAGGATGCCAAGTTCATTCTCGGCCGCGAACTGCGCCACACCATCGAGCGGGTCAGCCCGGAAGCGGCCAAACCGGACGTGCTGCCGCCGCCGTAG